One region of Lampris incognitus isolate fLamInc1 chromosome 4, fLamInc1.hap2, whole genome shotgun sequence genomic DNA includes:
- the LOC130112032 gene encoding uncharacterized protein K02A2.6-like, producing the protein KVKPDIKPVFRKARPVPYALKDAVEKELDRLEKAGIISKIDHSQWAAPIVVVPKLDKSIRICGDYKVTVNQSVEEETYPLPNAEDLFATLAGGTLFSKLDLSHAYQQLELEKDSEKYLTINTHKGLYVYHRLSYGVSSAPSMFQNVMDQILLGLEHVTCFLDDILVTGRTREEHLRNLDEVLSRLESYGVRVKRAKCDFMQEKVEYLGHLIDKEGLHPTETKIAAIVNAPQPTNVTELRSFLEKPLRLACDASPYGIGAVMSHIMENGDEKPIAFASRMLTEAESKYSQIEKEALAIIFGVTKFHKYLYGRKFSLITDHKPLLGEQSRQ; encoded by the exons aaagtgaagccagatataaaacctgtcttcagaaaggcaagaccagtgccatacgcactaaaagacgcagttgaaaaagagctagataggctggaaaaagctggtattatctcaaagatagaccatagtcagtgggctgccccgatagtagttgtacccaaattagacaagtcaattcgtatctgtggagactataaagtcacggttaatcagagtgtggaagaggagacctatccactaccgaacgccgaggatctcttcgccacactggccgggggcactctctttagcaaattagatctctcacatgcctaccaacagcttgagttagagaaggactcagagaagtatttaacaataaatacccacaaaggactgtatgtttatcacagactttcatatggagtgtcgagtgcaccttctatgttccagaatgtgatggaccagatactactaggcttagagcatgtgacctgcttcctcgatgacatactagtcacaggcagaacaagagaggagcacctgaggaacctagatgaggttttgagccgattggagagctacggggtaagagtgaaaagagcaaaatgtgacttcatgcaggagaaagtagagtacctggggcatctgatagataaagagggacttcaccccactgagacaaagattgccgccatcgtaaatgcaccccagcccacaaacgtcacagagctacggtcattcctag agaaaccactgagattagcttgtgacgcatccccttatgggataggtgcggtaatgtcgcacataatggaaaatggggacgagaaaccaatcgcctttgcgtcacgtatgttgacagaggcagagagtaaatatagtcagatagagaaggaggcgttggccataatatttggcgtgaccaaatttcataaatatctctatggccgcaaattcagtttaataactgaccacaaacccctcctt